One Ascaphus truei isolate aAscTru1 chromosome 9, aAscTru1.hap1, whole genome shotgun sequence genomic region harbors:
- the SRSF3 gene encoding serine/arginine-rich splicing factor 3 isoform X3 translates to MVSAESAMHRDSCPLDCKVYVGNLGNNGNKTELERAFGYYGPLRSVWVARNPPGFAFVEFEDPRDAADAVRELDGRTLCGCRVRVELSNGEKRSRNRGPPPSWSRRPRDDYRRRSPPPRRRSLSRERRRERTLSRERNHKPSRSFSRSRSRSRSNERK, encoded by the exons ATGGTCTCTGCAGAGTCAG CGATGCATCGTGATTCCTGTCCCTTGGACTGTAAAGTCTACGTTGGCAACCTTGGTAACAATGGCAACAAAACAGAATTAGAACGGGCTTTTGGCTATTACGGCCCTTTGCGCAGCGTGTGGGTTGCCAGGAACCCCCCTGGCTTCGCGTTTGTTGAATTTGAAGATCCCAGAGATGCTGCGGATGCAGTTAGAGAGCTAGATGGACG GACGCTCTGTGGGTGCCGAGTTAGAGTAGAACTGTCCAATGGTGAGAAGCGGAGTAGGAACCGCGGACCTCCTCCATCGTGGAGCAGACGACCACGTGATGATTACCGTAGACGAAGTCCTCCGCCTAGACGCAG GTCCCTTTCTAGAgaacggaggagagagagaacgctATCTAGGGAGAGAAATCATAAGCCATCTCGTTCATTTTCCAGATCTCGAAG
- the SRSF3 gene encoding serine/arginine-rich splicing factor 3 isoform X1 gives MVSAESAMHRDSCPLDCKVYVGNLGNNGNKTELERAFGYYGPLRSVWVARNPPGFAFVEFEDPRDAADAVRELDGRTLCGCRVRVELSNGEKRSRNRGPPPSWSRRPRDDYRRRSPPPRRRSPRRRSFSRSRSRSLSRERRRERTLSRERNHKPSRSFSRSRSRSRSNERK, from the exons ATGGTCTCTGCAGAGTCAG CGATGCATCGTGATTCCTGTCCCTTGGACTGTAAAGTCTACGTTGGCAACCTTGGTAACAATGGCAACAAAACAGAATTAGAACGGGCTTTTGGCTATTACGGCCCTTTGCGCAGCGTGTGGGTTGCCAGGAACCCCCCTGGCTTCGCGTTTGTTGAATTTGAAGATCCCAGAGATGCTGCGGATGCAGTTAGAGAGCTAGATGGACG GACGCTCTGTGGGTGCCGAGTTAGAGTAGAACTGTCCAATGGTGAGAAGCGGAGTAGGAACCGCGGACCTCCTCCATCGTGGAGCAGACGACCACGTGATGATTACCGTAGACGAAGTCCTCCGCCTAGACGCAG atCTCCAAGAAGACGAAGCTTTTCCCGTAGCCGCAGCAG GTCCCTTTCTAGAgaacggaggagagagagaacgctATCTAGGGAGAGAAATCATAAGCCATCTCGTTCATTTTCCAGATCTCGAAG
- the SRSF3 gene encoding serine/arginine-rich splicing factor 3 isoform X2, with protein MHRDSCPLDCKVYVGNLGNNGNKTELERAFGYYGPLRSVWVARNPPGFAFVEFEDPRDAADAVRELDGRTLCGCRVRVELSNGEKRSRNRGPPPSWSRRPRDDYRRRSPPPRRRSPRRRSFSRSRSRSLSRERRRERTLSRERNHKPSRSFSRSRSRSRSNERK; from the exons ATGCATCGTGATTCCTGTCCCTTGGACTGTAAAGTCTACGTTGGCAACCTTGGTAACAATGGCAACAAAACAGAATTAGAACGGGCTTTTGGCTATTACGGCCCTTTGCGCAGCGTGTGGGTTGCCAGGAACCCCCCTGGCTTCGCGTTTGTTGAATTTGAAGATCCCAGAGATGCTGCGGATGCAGTTAGAGAGCTAGATGGACG GACGCTCTGTGGGTGCCGAGTTAGAGTAGAACTGTCCAATGGTGAGAAGCGGAGTAGGAACCGCGGACCTCCTCCATCGTGGAGCAGACGACCACGTGATGATTACCGTAGACGAAGTCCTCCGCCTAGACGCAG atCTCCAAGAAGACGAAGCTTTTCCCGTAGCCGCAGCAG GTCCCTTTCTAGAgaacggaggagagagagaacgctATCTAGGGAGAGAAATCATAAGCCATCTCGTTCATTTTCCAGATCTCGAAG